Proteins encoded in a region of the Bradyrhizobium sp. CB3481 genome:
- a CDS encoding SDR family oxidoreductase produces the protein MFEKGLLAGKRILVTGGGSGLGAAMGHRFVELGAELIICGRRREVLEQAAMRLRSELGGKVGTIGCDIRDGAAVEAMMDEIWRDAPIDVLVNNAAATFIAQTEHMSSRAADAILAPTLHGAMYCTLAAGRRWIDGKHKGVVLSILSTSTITGRAFTVPSAMAKSAVLAMTKSLAVEWGPKGVRTVAIAPGAFPTPGASGQLRPEGRDASWAERNPLGRAGEHRELANLASFLISDQAGYINGEMVVQDGGAHLRSSGAEDLLQWTDAQWQQQRERRSKN, from the coding sequence ATGTTTGAAAAAGGCTTGCTGGCGGGAAAGCGGATATTGGTCACCGGCGGCGGCTCCGGGCTCGGGGCCGCGATGGGACATCGCTTCGTCGAGCTCGGCGCCGAGCTGATCATCTGCGGGCGTCGGCGCGAGGTGCTGGAGCAGGCGGCCATGCGGCTGCGCAGCGAGCTCGGCGGCAAGGTCGGCACGATCGGTTGCGATATTCGCGACGGCGCCGCCGTCGAGGCCATGATGGACGAGATCTGGCGCGATGCGCCGATCGACGTGCTGGTCAACAACGCCGCGGCGACCTTCATCGCGCAGACCGAACATATGTCGTCTCGCGCAGCGGATGCGATCCTGGCGCCGACACTGCACGGCGCGATGTACTGCACGCTTGCGGCGGGCCGGCGCTGGATCGACGGCAAGCACAAGGGTGTGGTGTTGAGCATTCTCTCGACGTCGACGATCACCGGCCGCGCCTTCACCGTCCCATCGGCGATGGCGAAATCCGCCGTGCTCGCGATGACCAAGAGTCTTGCGGTGGAGTGGGGACCCAAAGGCGTGCGCACGGTGGCGATCGCGCCGGGCGCGTTTCCAACGCCGGGCGCGTCGGGCCAACTCCGTCCCGAAGGCCGCGATGCAAGTTGGGCGGAGCGCAATCCGCTCGGCCGTGCCGGCGAGCATCGCGAGCTTGCCAATCTTGCCAGCTTTCTGATTTCCGATCAGGCCGGTTACATCAATGGCGAGATGGTGGTGCAGGATGGCGGCGCGCACCTGCGCAGTTCAGGCGCCGAGGATCTCCTGCAATGGACCGATGCGCAGTGGCAACAGCAGCGCGAGCGAAGGTCGAAAAATTAA
- a CDS encoding invasion associated locus B family protein — MSVLRILTFLVAIAVLCGATSLAQAQSPAPKNAKDAAKAAPAPAPAAKKPEPAATAAAGGAEPTLIGQYGTWGAYTATPNGRKVCFALAKPSSSKTNPPNRPRDPAYAFVSTRPAEKVFNEVSIMIGYALKPGSESSLEVGGAAYAMYTQGDGLWIKNAAEEEQMVSAMRKSAEVVVKGVSAKGTETTDVFSLKGLSQALDRLAQDCKR; from the coding sequence TTGTCCGTGTTGCGAATACTGACATTTCTGGTTGCTATTGCGGTGTTGTGTGGGGCGACATCCCTCGCACAGGCACAGAGCCCTGCTCCGAAGAACGCCAAGGATGCTGCCAAGGCGGCGCCTGCGCCGGCACCGGCTGCAAAGAAGCCGGAACCGGCGGCGACGGCAGCGGCGGGTGGCGCCGAGCCGACGTTGATCGGGCAATACGGCACCTGGGGCGCCTACACGGCGACACCGAACGGCCGAAAGGTTTGCTTCGCGCTGGCAAAGCCGTCGTCATCGAAAACCAATCCGCCGAATCGCCCGCGCGATCCGGCCTACGCATTCGTCTCGACGCGTCCGGCGGAGAAGGTCTTCAACGAAGTCTCGATCATGATCGGCTACGCGCTGAAGCCGGGCTCGGAATCCTCGCTCGAGGTCGGCGGCGCGGCGTATGCGATGTACACCCAGGGCGACGGGCTCTGGATCAAGAACGCGGCGGAGGAAGAGCAGATGGTCAGCGCCATGCGCAAGTCCGCCGAAGTGGTCGTCAAGGGCGTGTCGGCCAAGGGCACCGAGACCACCGACGTCTTCTCGCTGAAGGGGCTGTCCCAGGCGCTCGACCGCCTGGCGCAGGATTGCAAGCGGTAG
- a CDS encoding TAXI family TRAP transporter solute-binding subunit, translating into MRHFLGMALLAMTVACSNTAAKAAETEYDPAKVSESLKAIFQFGSVATKQALNANTVTLISGTIGGTYVQFGADLASVLDDGNKLRVLPIVGRGSVQSVADILFLQGVDLGIVRADTLDYLEKKGFAKDIKKQFTYVTKLYNEEMYVIASKSVTSINQLNGKRVSVDLPNGGTFVTAAVVFERLGIKPNFVYIEQRIAMEKMRAGEIDAVIAVGGKPYKSVSNFNDNRFHLVPVDYSRPLQGDYLPAVLTSKDYPNLIPEGGKVDTIAVPAVLAAYNWAPNTDRYRKLAQFVDAFFTKFPTFQNPPFHPKWKEVSLSAPLPDWQRLPVADQWLKSHNIEAVSRARFDEFLKQSPTTAASVKSDADREALFKQFQAWEAERSAKVQAPAQR; encoded by the coding sequence ATGCGACACTTCCTGGGAATGGCATTGCTTGCCATGACAGTGGCATGCAGCAATACCGCGGCTAAGGCCGCAGAAACGGAATACGACCCGGCCAAGGTCAGTGAAAGCCTGAAGGCGATTTTTCAGTTCGGCTCCGTCGCCACCAAACAGGCGCTGAACGCCAACACGGTCACCCTGATTTCCGGGACGATCGGCGGCACCTATGTGCAGTTTGGCGCCGACCTTGCTTCCGTGCTCGACGATGGAAACAAGTTGCGCGTACTCCCCATCGTCGGGCGCGGCTCTGTGCAAAGCGTCGCCGACATCCTGTTCCTGCAGGGCGTCGACCTCGGCATCGTGCGCGCCGACACGCTCGACTATCTCGAGAAGAAGGGCTTCGCCAAGGACATCAAGAAGCAGTTCACCTATGTGACGAAGCTCTACAACGAAGAGATGTACGTCATCGCGTCGAAATCGGTGACCAGCATCAACCAGCTCAACGGCAAGAGGGTCAGCGTCGATCTTCCCAACGGCGGCACCTTCGTGACCGCGGCCGTCGTGTTCGAGCGGCTCGGCATCAAGCCGAACTTCGTCTACATCGAGCAGCGCATCGCGATGGAGAAGATGCGGGCTGGCGAGATTGACGCGGTCATCGCCGTCGGCGGCAAGCCGTACAAGTCGGTCAGCAATTTCAACGACAACCGCTTCCATCTCGTCCCGGTCGACTATTCGCGGCCGCTGCAGGGCGATTATCTGCCGGCGGTGCTAACCTCAAAGGACTATCCCAACCTGATCCCGGAAGGGGGCAAGGTCGACACGATTGCGGTGCCGGCGGTGCTCGCGGCCTATAATTGGGCGCCCAACACCGACCGTTACCGCAAGCTTGCCCAGTTCGTGGACGCCTTCTTCACGAAGTTTCCGACCTTCCAGAACCCGCCATTCCATCCGAAGTGGAAGGAAGTGTCGCTGTCGGCGCCGCTGCCGGACTGGCAGCGCCTGCCGGTCGCCGACCAATGGCTCAAGAGCCACAACATCGAGGCGGTGTCGCGCGCCAGGTTCGATGAATTCCTGAAGCAGAGCCCGACGACCGCGGCGAGCGTCAAGTCGGACGCGGACAGGGAGGCCCTGTTCAAGCAGTTCCAGGCTTGGGAAGCCGAGCGAAGTGCAAAGGTGCAGGCGCCGGCTCAACGCTAG
- a CDS encoding NADPH:quinone oxidoreductase family protein, giving the protein MKAILCSQYCQPDDLVLTDVPDPVAEAGQAVIAIKAAALNFFDILMIQGKYQIKPPFPFSPAAEVAGVIESVGAGVTDLKVGDRVVASCGHNGAREKIALPANSIVKIPNNLDFDRAAGIIIIYGTALHALEDRASPKAGETLAVLGAAGGTGLAACELGKLMGLKVIACASSDEKLEFAKAHGAELTLNYSKEDLKEGLRRLTGGKGADIIFDPVGGTYAEAALRSIAWEGRFLVIGFAAGDIPKMPLNLALLKGCDIRGVFWGAWTRVNPEKNRANLEKLVKWTAEGKISSHVDRTFPLAQTAEALKVLAGRKAMGKVILHP; this is encoded by the coding sequence ATGAAAGCCATTCTCTGCTCGCAATATTGCCAACCCGACGATCTCGTGCTGACTGATGTGCCCGATCCGGTCGCCGAGGCCGGACAGGCGGTGATCGCGATCAAGGCCGCGGCGCTGAATTTCTTCGACATCCTGATGATCCAGGGCAAGTACCAGATCAAGCCGCCGTTCCCGTTCTCGCCCGCCGCCGAAGTGGCCGGCGTGATCGAAAGCGTCGGCGCCGGGGTCACCGACCTGAAAGTCGGCGACCGCGTGGTGGCGTCCTGCGGCCATAATGGCGCGCGCGAGAAGATCGCGCTGCCGGCAAACTCGATCGTGAAAATTCCCAATAATCTGGATTTCGACCGCGCCGCCGGGATCATCATCATTTACGGCACGGCACTGCATGCGCTGGAAGATCGCGCCAGCCCGAAGGCGGGCGAGACGCTCGCCGTGCTGGGCGCGGCCGGCGGCACCGGCCTTGCGGCCTGCGAACTCGGCAAGCTGATGGGCTTGAAGGTGATCGCCTGCGCGTCATCGGACGAGAAGCTCGAATTCGCCAAGGCGCATGGCGCCGAGCTGACGCTGAACTACAGCAAGGAAGACCTTAAAGAGGGCCTGCGCCGGCTCACCGGCGGCAAGGGCGCCGACATCATCTTCGATCCGGTCGGCGGCACCTATGCAGAAGCCGCGCTGCGTTCGATCGCGTGGGAAGGCCGCTTCCTGGTGATCGGCTTTGCCGCGGGCGACATCCCGAAGATGCCGCTCAACCTCGCGCTGCTCAAAGGCTGCGATATCAGAGGCGTGTTCTGGGGCGCGTGGACCAGGGTCAATCCGGAGAAGAACCGCGCCAACCTGGAAAAGCTGGTGAAGTGGACGGCTGAAGGCAAAATCTCCTCCCATGTCGACCGCACCTTCCCGCTGGCGCAAACCGCCGAGGCGCTGAAAGTGCTCGCCGGGCGCAAGGCCATGGGCAAAGTAATCCTGCACCCCTGA
- the rlmN gene encoding 23S rRNA (adenine(2503)-C(2))-methyltransferase RlmN: MTLSSSVAPLEKVPLETYVPPAKPSLIGLSRAEIAERLGEIGVAPAQRKMRTQQLWHWMYFRGAKSFAEMTSVSKDMRAELEQHFTVDRPEVVAEQISSDGTRKWLLRLPSGDALQKAHEVECVYIPETDRGTLCVSSQVGCTLNCSFCHTGTQRLVRNLTAGEIVGQVMVARDRLNDWADRDTPGGGRFVTNIVMMGMGEPLYNFDAVRDALLIVADNEGIGISRRRITLSTSGVVPNIIRTGEEIGVMLAISLHAVRDELRNELVPLNRKYPIQQLLQACRDYPGSSNARRITFEYVMLKGVNDSLDDAKLLVKLLKGIPAKINLIPFNPWPGSRYECSDWEQIEKFSEYIFNAGYSSPVRTPRGRDILAACGQLKSETEKLSARERQALRAMAMTD, encoded by the coding sequence ATGACGCTTTCATCTTCCGTGGCGCCGCTGGAGAAGGTTCCGCTCGAAACCTATGTGCCGCCGGCAAAGCCCTCGCTGATCGGGCTGTCGCGCGCCGAGATCGCCGAGCGGCTTGGCGAGATCGGCGTTGCGCCGGCGCAGCGCAAGATGCGCACGCAGCAGCTCTGGCACTGGATGTATTTCCGCGGCGCCAAGAGCTTTGCCGAGATGACCAGCGTTTCCAAGGACATGCGCGCCGAACTGGAGCAGCATTTTACCGTCGATCGCCCGGAAGTGGTTGCCGAGCAGATCTCCAGCGACGGCACCCGCAAATGGCTGCTGCGTCTGCCGAGCGGCGATGCGCTGCAGAAGGCGCATGAGGTCGAGTGCGTTTATATTCCCGAAACCGATCGCGGCACGCTCTGCGTCTCCTCGCAGGTCGGCTGCACGCTGAACTGTTCGTTCTGCCACACCGGCACGCAGCGGTTGGTGCGTAACCTCACCGCCGGCGAGATCGTCGGCCAGGTCATGGTGGCGCGCGACCGTCTCAACGACTGGGCCGATCGCGATACGCCGGGCGGCGGCCGGTTCGTCACCAACATCGTCATGATGGGCATGGGCGAGCCGCTCTATAATTTCGACGCGGTGCGCGATGCGCTGCTCATTGTCGCCGACAATGAGGGCATCGGCATTTCCCGCCGCCGCATCACGCTGTCGACCTCGGGCGTGGTGCCGAACATCATCCGCACCGGCGAGGAGATCGGCGTCATGCTGGCGATCTCGCTGCACGCGGTGCGCGACGAGCTGCGCAACGAGCTGGTGCCGCTGAACCGGAAATATCCGATTCAACAATTGCTGCAGGCCTGCCGCGACTATCCGGGCTCCTCGAACGCGCGCCGCATCACGTTTGAATATGTCATGCTCAAGGGCGTCAACGATTCCCTTGATGACGCCAAGCTGCTGGTCAAACTGCTCAAGGGCATTCCGGCCAAGATCAACCTGATCCCGTTCAATCCGTGGCCGGGCTCGCGTTACGAATGCTCCGACTGGGAGCAGATCGAAAAGTTCTCCGAATACATCTTCAACGCCGGCTACTCGTCGCCGGTGCGCACGCCGCGTGGCCGCGACATCCTTGCCGCCTGCGGCCAGTTGAAGTCGGAGACCGAAAAGCTCTCCGCGCGCGAGCGCCAGGCGCTGCGCGCCATGGCGATGACGGATTGA